From Thermogemmata fonticola, a single genomic window includes:
- a CDS encoding tetratricopeptide repeat protein: MEPSAAEIAQLRELYSQGRYMQAWALVQQFAPLRSWRGTSARLIGGRLAMQLGAPKLGRQLHLLAWRHAPAHLEAIYYQARYLLERFGPVSAWRFARRHPDWSDASPELQADWWSLLGFLAGRFRDWERAERLFQKAENLAPDHPWTFVERAGVYEMAEKYEQGLEAAQRALELRPWYRPAVQAAAHLLFRLGRSQAALELLYEGMEHLECGLLAAQAAVIHYEQEQYTEGLAALERFEALSPLMEDESRQWLAARRTDMLLRLGRYQEAVPVARSVKEDFYTALADRVSTLAETMPQPRKLLLSEGTRWQGRPWDRYLEQWWQQPPPVASWDASPPPLDGLPNIEDRLRWQAAHWRVRDFRLTAESVAGLIARGCPFIVHFVEAGYTQPRLAIGYDPLRNTLLWGDADERLIGETPLEAILERQAAFGPRATVYVPQAAADRLDSLLLPDAELYDALAAIQQALLEHDRFSATRAYQRLQAEHPDHQVTLFAALALAHYDAHPLRLLDCYEKLLARHPRETTWILGKAGVLRELHRWEERESFLIQQAQQADVDPLILLNLAQTLMVRAPERECAAWLVRRALRLRPLAPAGHFLSGALAWDRQRFAEAVECYRFACTLDDREEQFAEAYARTTLAQNQAPEALRLFQNKGPRAEMPQPVAVRALYYLLWDRGERDHGLVALDQAIRKLTELCHRSWDNSTGKYVSAISEAGSDESKMAFRLSGASDADRSPRPQEAAPPFPKSPAAEALGELLLFRAEQHAAAGQGDAARQDLEAARPLTNPKQWLRTAARVARCRPNFAEALTFLREWTRRWPFDMEGQQFLISVLQETEGRGAVRAYLAQQCQQFPHHYPLHKLRAEFLSNDPEGGGIEAVQVLLEQSQQDAWAWRQLALLLAERKRFTEAEQALERAAQLEPNHRWYYATRVQVLKRMDRVEEALDTLRQALRRDIDQESLIGELLELSRGREEKQAALDFIAEQLRRQPHTGEGLVAFLQQSHQLIAAREEPDPDEHQHLLETLQEILEWRPDLWYAWSTVIHQMAGLGRLEEAESLVRIALHRFPLVGKLWLDYAQVCQGLHKSEERLEALRRAFMLAPGWPMAAQALTEALAEQGEHEEAVTIWKLAVPRNPLEGAVHGMLANCLWEAGRAEEALQRVQLALQHDPDYDWAWNVLQVWSERLDQPEIPIQFARELTRLRSGNPEVWLRLARLLTHPQHHAEALEALDRALVLDPYRVEAYDLKAERLAEMGRYEEALAAAQPPLLAGNLPLVLQGRVAWIEARRGNYAAAIPPMQALVAIEPTYVWGWYQLAEWYSATGQNEHYLEAAGELVRLQPGHPMHLAMRGEARLKTGDRDGGKEDLREALRIAPGYSYAASLLFDACLADDEIREARQALALLQEHLAGPEVAVKQLQLAVRLRDQDTALKAFGEICEGTGQSAYPLQLALQELRNAGWEPQALPLLRQAWQGGGPFHPWVPILWIESPEGQAADPADRLRAVETLIKAYPKFAPGYDAKAEQLALLGRYEEALAACQPSEIKPLPVELQARAAWIEAQRMRWQEAITRMRQLANEHPEFAPAWRHLTMWYNTTGRYREALEAAEQLVRLEPKHPLSYLLRGEARQRLGDARGARSDYQQAWNLDPTLEGAGVLLIPALLADNEIEAAVRVHATLAEHHDTPWVRLRALQIACHQGNREVALTRFHALARDPEVTLDILREAAQSFDQQQWNQTLTAELKEIVSDPASVPAAATLWVERLVDLGQPQRAIEAIPHLRTSHPSAARAALLALLITLSQRGQPVQGLITHHADLLRADTEAWAIAGHALASTGQFAHAAAWLADWRSRPGLTPQMLTPLAWAYRLLDQDQRAADVCYAALQLPASDHELVHFRAWAALDAALAKRTDEAAQLLARLEAGFLPAEVLPLTQLTRALLLVLTAGEQGRSVAFREARQLLRATIPFHAQIPGLLRAYRKVVRLLSQATGSFSARCWGLYLLLRSYLR, encoded by the coding sequence ATGGAACCCAGTGCTGCCGAAATTGCCCAACTGAGGGAATTGTATTCCCAAGGCCGGTACATGCAGGCCTGGGCGCTGGTGCAGCAGTTTGCTCCCTTGCGATCCTGGCGCGGGACCTCAGCCCGTTTGATCGGGGGCCGGCTGGCCATGCAGCTTGGGGCGCCGAAGCTGGGACGGCAACTGCATCTCTTGGCCTGGCGTCACGCTCCGGCCCATCTGGAAGCCATCTACTACCAAGCCCGGTATCTTCTGGAACGCTTCGGACCGGTGTCGGCCTGGCGCTTCGCCCGGCGGCATCCGGATTGGTCCGATGCCTCACCAGAATTGCAGGCTGACTGGTGGAGCCTGCTGGGTTTCCTAGCGGGCCGCTTTCGGGATTGGGAACGCGCCGAGCGGTTGTTCCAAAAAGCCGAAAACCTGGCCCCGGATCACCCGTGGACGTTCGTCGAGCGCGCCGGTGTTTATGAGATGGCTGAGAAATACGAACAGGGCCTGGAAGCCGCCCAGCGCGCTTTGGAGTTGCGTCCCTGGTATCGACCGGCCGTACAGGCCGCCGCCCACCTTTTGTTCCGTTTGGGACGCTCGCAAGCCGCTCTGGAATTGCTCTACGAAGGGATGGAGCATCTGGAATGCGGCCTCCTCGCTGCTCAAGCCGCCGTCATCCATTACGAACAGGAGCAGTACACCGAGGGTCTGGCGGCTTTGGAGCGCTTCGAAGCTCTTTCCCCCCTGATGGAGGATGAGTCGCGGCAATGGTTGGCCGCTCGGCGGACCGACATGCTCTTGCGCTTGGGGCGGTATCAGGAGGCTGTGCCTGTAGCCCGTTCCGTCAAGGAAGATTTCTACACGGCACTAGCTGATCGGGTATCCACGCTTGCGGAAACGATGCCCCAGCCCCGGAAGCTACTGTTATCAGAAGGAACACGCTGGCAAGGCCGGCCATGGGACCGGTATTTGGAACAGTGGTGGCAGCAGCCGCCGCCCGTAGCTTCCTGGGATGCCTCGCCGCCGCCGCTCGATGGATTACCCAACATCGAGGATCGTCTGCGCTGGCAGGCGGCCCATTGGCGGGTCCGGGACTTCCGTCTCACGGCCGAATCTGTCGCAGGCCTGATCGCGCGCGGATGCCCTTTCATCGTTCATTTTGTCGAAGCTGGCTATACGCAGCCCCGCCTCGCTATCGGCTATGATCCGCTGCGCAACACCCTCCTGTGGGGAGATGCCGACGAACGACTGATAGGGGAAACACCCCTGGAGGCGATTCTCGAGCGCCAAGCAGCTTTCGGACCGCGAGCCACGGTCTATGTGCCTCAAGCGGCAGCGGATCGCCTGGATTCTCTCCTGCTTCCTGATGCAGAGCTTTATGATGCTCTCGCAGCTATTCAGCAAGCATTGCTGGAGCATGATCGTTTCTCGGCTACTAGAGCTTATCAGCGTCTTCAGGCGGAGCATCCAGATCATCAGGTAACCCTGTTTGCCGCCCTGGCTTTGGCTCACTACGATGCCCACCCGTTGCGGCTGCTGGATTGCTATGAAAAGCTGCTGGCGCGCCATCCCCGTGAGACGACGTGGATACTGGGAAAAGCGGGTGTGCTAAGGGAATTGCATCGATGGGAGGAACGCGAGAGTTTTCTCATCCAACAAGCGCAGCAAGCAGATGTCGATCCACTGATCCTGTTGAATCTGGCGCAGACTTTGATGGTTCGTGCCCCGGAACGCGAGTGTGCCGCCTGGCTGGTACGCCGAGCCTTGCGCCTACGCCCTCTGGCACCTGCGGGGCACTTCCTCTCAGGAGCGTTGGCTTGGGATCGGCAGCGGTTTGCTGAAGCCGTTGAATGCTACCGCTTCGCCTGCACCTTAGATGACCGTGAGGAACAATTCGCCGAGGCTTATGCTCGCACCACGTTGGCCCAAAATCAAGCCCCGGAAGCCTTGCGCTTGTTTCAGAATAAAGGCCCGCGCGCGGAGATGCCTCAGCCGGTAGCCGTCCGCGCCCTCTACTACCTCCTTTGGGATCGGGGAGAACGGGATCATGGGCTGGTTGCCTTGGACCAGGCTATCCGCAAATTGACGGAGCTGTGTCACCGGTCATGGGATAATTCAACGGGCAAGTATGTGTCCGCCATTTCCGAGGCGGGTAGTGATGAATCCAAGATGGCTTTTCGGCTATCAGGCGCCAGCGATGCCGATCGCTCTCCGAGGCCCCAAGAAGCAGCCCCACCTTTTCCTAAGTCTCCCGCCGCGGAAGCCCTAGGGGAATTGTTGCTCTTCCGGGCCGAACAGCATGCCGCCGCTGGACAAGGTGACGCAGCCCGCCAGGATCTGGAGGCGGCACGCCCCCTTACCAATCCCAAGCAATGGCTTCGCACCGCCGCGCGCGTCGCACGGTGCCGGCCGAACTTCGCCGAAGCCCTCACCTTCCTGCGGGAATGGACGCGCCGCTGGCCGTTCGACATGGAAGGCCAGCAGTTCCTGATCAGCGTCCTCCAGGAAACAGAGGGGCGGGGTGCCGTGCGGGCTTACTTGGCTCAACAATGCCAACAGTTCCCTCATCACTATCCCCTGCACAAGCTCCGGGCAGAGTTTCTGAGCAACGATCCGGAAGGAGGCGGAATCGAGGCGGTGCAGGTCCTCCTGGAACAGTCCCAACAGGATGCCTGGGCTTGGCGGCAACTGGCCCTACTGCTCGCAGAACGCAAACGCTTCACCGAAGCGGAACAAGCTCTGGAGCGAGCTGCCCAACTCGAACCGAACCACCGCTGGTATTATGCCACGCGCGTGCAGGTGCTCAAGCGCATGGATCGGGTGGAAGAAGCTCTGGATACGTTGCGGCAAGCTCTGCGCCGCGACATCGATCAGGAGTCGCTCATCGGAGAGCTGTTGGAGTTGAGCCGGGGCCGCGAAGAAAAACAGGCCGCTCTAGATTTCATCGCGGAACAACTGCGGCGGCAACCGCACACCGGCGAGGGTTTGGTGGCGTTCTTGCAGCAATCCCACCAGCTTATCGCCGCACGCGAAGAACCCGACCCTGACGAACATCAGCACCTGTTGGAAACACTTCAGGAAATCTTAGAATGGCGCCCGGATTTATGGTACGCCTGGTCTACCGTGATCCACCAGATGGCTGGTTTGGGACGGCTGGAAGAAGCCGAGAGTCTGGTTCGCATTGCACTCCACCGCTTCCCGTTGGTCGGCAAATTGTGGTTAGATTACGCCCAGGTCTGCCAGGGATTGCATAAGAGTGAAGAACGCCTGGAAGCGCTACGCCGCGCCTTCATGCTGGCTCCCGGTTGGCCAATGGCTGCCCAGGCTCTGACCGAGGCACTGGCGGAACAAGGAGAGCATGAAGAAGCTGTGACCATCTGGAAGTTGGCGGTGCCGCGCAATCCATTGGAGGGAGCAGTTCACGGCATGCTGGCCAACTGTCTCTGGGAAGCTGGACGAGCCGAAGAGGCTTTGCAGCGCGTCCAACTCGCTCTCCAGCACGACCCAGATTATGATTGGGCCTGGAATGTCTTGCAAGTTTGGTCCGAACGCCTGGATCAGCCGGAAATCCCCATTCAGTTCGCCCGGGAGTTGACTCGCCTGCGCAGCGGCAATCCCGAAGTTTGGTTACGCCTGGCCCGCTTGCTGACTCATCCCCAACATCACGCGGAAGCCCTAGAGGCGCTGGACCGTGCTTTGGTGCTCGATCCTTACCGTGTCGAAGCCTATGATCTGAAGGCGGAACGTTTGGCCGAAATGGGTCGCTACGAAGAAGCGCTTGCTGCGGCTCAGCCTCCCCTTCTGGCGGGCAATCTCCCGCTGGTGCTTCAAGGACGGGTTGCCTGGATCGAAGCCCGCCGTGGCAATTATGCGGCTGCCATTCCTCCCATGCAAGCCCTGGTTGCCATCGAGCCAACCTACGTGTGGGGATGGTACCAATTGGCAGAGTGGTACAGTGCTACCGGACAGAACGAGCATTATTTAGAAGCCGCAGGGGAACTCGTGCGGTTGCAACCGGGCCATCCGATGCATTTGGCCATGCGAGGGGAAGCTCGTCTCAAAACAGGCGACCGCGACGGTGGCAAGGAAGACCTGCGCGAGGCTTTGCGTATCGCTCCTGGCTACTCCTACGCGGCCAGTTTGCTTTTCGATGCCTGCTTGGCCGACGACGAGATTCGTGAGGCCCGCCAAGCCCTGGCTCTGTTGCAGGAGCATCTGGCCGGTCCCGAAGTCGCCGTCAAGCAACTGCAATTGGCCGTCCGTCTACGCGATCAGGATACCGCATTGAAAGCCTTCGGGGAAATCTGCGAAGGGACCGGTCAATCCGCCTACCCCTTGCAACTGGCCCTGCAAGAGTTGAGAAACGCCGGCTGGGAGCCGCAAGCCCTCCCCTTGCTCCGGCAAGCCTGGCAAGGGGGAGGACCGTTCCACCCTTGGGTACCAATCCTGTGGATCGAATCGCCGGAGGGTCAAGCTGCGGATCCGGCGGATCGCCTGCGGGCTGTTGAAACACTTATCAAAGCCTATCCCAAATTCGCTCCCGGTTACGACGCCAAGGCGGAACAACTGGCTTTGCTAGGCCGTTATGAAGAGGCGCTCGCCGCTTGCCAGCCCTCCGAAATCAAACCGCTCCCCGTAGAACTACAAGCCCGGGCTGCTTGGATCGAAGCCCAGCGGATGCGCTGGCAGGAAGCGATCACACGCATGCGGCAACTAGCCAATGAACATCCAGAATTCGCCCCGGCCTGGCGCCACCTGACCATGTGGTATAACACCACAGGGCGCTATCGGGAAGCCCTGGAAGCCGCCGAACAACTGGTCCGCTTGGAACCGAAACATCCCCTTTCGTACCTCCTGCGCGGAGAAGCTCGCCAGCGCTTAGGAGATGCCCGGGGCGCTCGCAGCGACTATCAACAAGCCTGGAACCTCGACCCGACGCTCGAAGGAGCAGGAGTCTTGCTGATCCCGGCCCTACTGGCTGACAACGAAATCGAAGCCGCCGTCCGAGTCCATGCCACCTTGGCGGAACATCATGACACCCCTTGGGTCCGCCTGCGTGCATTGCAAATTGCCTGCCATCAGGGAAACCGTGAAGTCGCCCTTACCCGCTTCCATGCTTTGGCTCGTGATCCAGAAGTCACCCTCGATATCCTTCGGGAGGCCGCCCAGAGCTTCGATCAACAGCAATGGAATCAAACCTTGACCGCCGAACTGAAAGAGATCGTCTCGGACCCTGCGTCCGTTCCCGCAGCCGCTACGCTTTGGGTCGAACGACTGGTCGATCTGGGCCAACCGCAACGGGCAATCGAAGCGATTCCTCACCTGCGAACGTCACATCCCTCTGCAGCCCGTGCCGCCTTATTGGCCTTGCTCATCACCCTCTCCCAGCGGGGACAGCCTGTCCAGGGATTGATCACGCATCATGCCGACCTGTTGCGAGCTGATACCGAAGCATGGGCCATTGCCGGCCATGCCTTGGCTAGCACCGGGCAGTTTGCCCATGCTGCGGCTTGGCTTGCGGACTGGCGCTCCCGTCCGGGTCTAACCCCCCAAATGCTCACTCCCTTGGCCTGGGCCTATCGCCTCCTCGATCAGGACCAGCGTGCCGCTGACGTCTGTTACGCCGCTTTGCAACTCCCCGCTTCCGATCACGAACTGGTCCATTTCCGCGCCTGGGCCGCATTGGACGCCGCGCTGGCCAAGCGGACCGACGAAGCCGCTCAACTTCTAGCCCGCCTTGAAGCCGGCTTCCTACCCGCGGAAGTGTTACCGTTGACTCAACTCACCCGCGCGCTACTACTCGTGCTGACAGCGGGAGAACAAGGACGATCTGTCGCCTTCCGCGAAGCCCGGCAACTCCTCCGTGCCACGATTCCCTTCCATGCCCAGATCCCCGGCTTGCTCCGCGCCTACCGCAAGGTGGTTCGCTTGCTCTCCCAGGCCACAGGCTCGTTCTCAGCTCGTTGTTGGGGACTCTACCTGCTGCTGCGCAGTTACCTGCGCTGA
- a CDS encoding ABC transporter permease family protein produces MLGPIFRREVVTVPRRSGHYASRAAMIGLLVVLGITTWQASIGFTREASLGETAAFGLLLYQIVSYVLLLLTLFFATLSAAGAVAQEKDRRTFVLLLITDMRDYEIVLGKMLGALLPITIQLAITAPVLALLLLLGGIAPQQVLQTLVILAATAIAAGSLGALVALWRERTFQALALSVLFLALYLGLVQAVGLLVPKSPVSASAGHVQAWLDPFAALQTVLAPPSAGWNGVAPAYGFAVVMLAWTVLLNTIGIWGLRRWNPSGEPIVPREAPDTVQELDESEELEKRAQAHAAPGPVRHVWHNPILWREIRTLAYGRRPLLVKFAFAVVLLLILYFAYAELVRPGGRPAFAAAYGLVPLTILSLLLVAAQAVTAITSERDGGTLDILLVTDISPYEFVFGKILGALYNCKEYILPPLLLTLYYAIVGALAPPSPAHDWRTVLELNFGPFLAISGAISILFAFVVVLGLHVALRIPNSRQAIVQTLGTVFFLSVGTLIAIYLIIINGGSFANQWLSFVAFLAVGIGGLLYVFSADRPSAALSLASVACPLAMFYAVVTVLIGKPGTQESAEPLMPFLALAGAFGLAIAAMLVPLLSEFDVALGRTVAPNES; encoded by the coding sequence GTGCTGGGACCTATCTTTCGTCGTGAAGTGGTAACGGTGCCTCGCCGCAGTGGTCACTATGCCAGCCGAGCGGCTATGATCGGGCTGCTAGTTGTGCTTGGTATTACCACTTGGCAGGCGAGTATCGGTTTTACCCGGGAAGCCTCGCTCGGCGAGACGGCTGCCTTCGGATTGCTGCTGTATCAGATCGTATCTTACGTTTTGCTGTTGTTGACTCTTTTTTTTGCCACGCTGTCGGCTGCGGGGGCTGTGGCTCAGGAAAAAGATCGTCGGACCTTCGTCCTGCTCCTGATCACCGACATGCGAGACTACGAAATTGTGTTAGGAAAGATGCTCGGTGCCTTGTTACCGATCACGATCCAACTGGCCATCACCGCGCCAGTCCTAGCGTTGCTCCTTTTGCTGGGCGGAATAGCGCCACAACAGGTGCTTCAGACGCTGGTGATCCTTGCTGCAACGGCTATAGCCGCTGGTTCTCTCGGAGCTTTGGTCGCTCTGTGGCGCGAGCGGACCTTTCAAGCCTTGGCTTTGTCCGTCTTATTTCTGGCCTTGTACTTGGGTTTAGTCCAGGCCGTCGGTTTATTGGTTCCCAAAAGTCCGGTTTCTGCTTCGGCGGGTCATGTGCAGGCATGGCTGGACCCATTTGCTGCTCTACAAACGGTTCTGGCGCCGCCGAGTGCGGGTTGGAACGGTGTGGCACCGGCTTATGGCTTTGCAGTAGTTATGCTGGCTTGGACGGTGTTGCTCAACACGATAGGTATTTGGGGACTGCGCCGCTGGAATCCGAGTGGCGAGCCGATCGTTCCCCGAGAAGCACCCGACACTGTGCAAGAACTGGACGAGTCCGAGGAACTGGAGAAACGAGCGCAAGCACATGCTGCCCCTGGTCCGGTTCGCCACGTCTGGCATAATCCGATTCTCTGGCGCGAGATTCGCACTCTGGCTTATGGACGACGCCCCCTCCTTGTCAAATTCGCCTTTGCAGTGGTTTTGTTGCTTATTCTCTATTTTGCCTATGCGGAGTTGGTTCGACCGGGGGGCCGGCCTGCCTTCGCCGCGGCATACGGACTCGTCCCTCTGACCATCCTCAGCCTGCTCCTCGTCGCTGCCCAAGCTGTCACTGCTATCACATCCGAACGGGATGGAGGGACGTTGGATATCCTGCTTGTCACAGATATTTCTCCCTATGAATTCGTTTTTGGCAAAATTCTGGGTGCTCTCTACAATTGCAAAGAGTATATACTTCCTCCGCTTCTGCTAACCCTTTACTACGCGATAGTCGGAGCATTAGCTCCCCCTTCTCCCGCCCACGACTGGCGAACTGTACTGGAGCTAAACTTCGGTCCCTTCTTGGCTATCTCCGGAGCGATATCGATCCTGTTCGCATTTGTTGTGGTTCTGGGGTTGCATGTGGCCCTCCGTATTCCGAATAGCCGGCAAGCGATTGTCCAAACATTAGGAACCGTGTTTTTCCTTTCCGTAGGTACTTTGATCGCCATTTACCTCATCATCATCAACGGCGGTAGCTTCGCAAACCAGTGGCTGAGCTTCGTGGCCTTTCTGGCGGTCGGGATCGGCGGGCTTTTGTATGTCTTCAGTGCGGACCGCCCCTCGGCAGCCCTGAGCCTAGCCAGTGTCGCATGTCCCTTGGCGATGTTCTACGCCGTGGTCACCGTGTTGATCGGTAAACCCGGTACGCAGGAATCCGCAGAACCTCTGATGCCGTTCCTCGCACTAGCTGGAGCGTTCGGATTAGCAATTGCTGCTATGCTGGTACCACTGCTGAGTGAATTTGACGTTGCATTAGGCAGAACTGTTGCCCCGAATGAGTCCTGA
- a CDS encoding sulfatase family protein, with protein sequence MKVILFLLRGCHAGWLGTYGNEWVGTPHCDRLAYEGIVWDRYYADQVDPLHQRQRLISLVRTLRTGGVTTALVRAHAPVHDFPASFYEPWEYLFDARPEVGHSPLRPFVEHWPSILNQLANDRHFFLCVDLGRLLPPWEVPLDVFTAYLDLEEAAAADVRDEAEQAAAGEDVPSSTSPPQEHDDAARVEDISPCTEPPVGPFDTTDEAAWQWLHASFAAVVTTWDAEIGAAWDYLRQHPLQQEALWILTSDLGFPLGEHGRVGWDRPWLYEEVVHLPLIIRLPGADQGGRRVSALTQSADLLATLADAFLGLVQPSLEGQSLLPLLQRQAFSGRQEVISYWEMECAAEVALRTDTWSFLWPIRTPAGEERWPQLYAKPEDRWEVNDLRSRQLTQAEIYEARLREWIQEHMPHLA encoded by the coding sequence ATGAAAGTCATTCTTTTCCTACTGCGGGGCTGCCATGCCGGCTGGCTGGGCACTTACGGAAACGAGTGGGTTGGTACTCCCCACTGCGACCGCTTGGCTTATGAGGGTATCGTGTGGGATCGTTACTATGCCGATCAGGTAGACCCTTTGCACCAGCGACAGCGATTGATCTCCTTGGTCCGAACCTTGCGAACCGGCGGAGTTACTACAGCACTCGTCCGCGCACATGCCCCGGTCCATGACTTCCCTGCCTCATTCTACGAACCGTGGGAGTATCTGTTCGATGCTCGGCCGGAGGTTGGCCATTCCCCCTTACGGCCCTTTGTAGAACACTGGCCCAGCATTTTAAACCAACTGGCCAATGACCGTCACTTCTTTCTTTGTGTCGATCTAGGGCGATTACTGCCTCCTTGGGAAGTCCCCCTCGACGTCTTCACGGCATATCTAGATCTGGAAGAAGCTGCAGCCGCGGACGTGCGAGATGAGGCCGAGCAAGCTGCAGCCGGAGAAGATGTTCCTTCATCCACTTCTCCCCCTCAAGAACATGACGATGCTGCAAGAGTGGAAGATATTTCACCGTGTACGGAACCCCCAGTAGGTCCGTTTGACACCACGGATGAAGCAGCTTGGCAGTGGCTGCATGCCTCTTTTGCCGCCGTGGTAACCACTTGGGATGCCGAAATCGGAGCAGCTTGGGACTATCTGCGCCAGCATCCGCTCCAGCAAGAAGCTCTTTGGATTCTTACCTCCGACCTCGGTTTTCCTCTAGGAGAGCATGGACGGGTGGGTTGGGATCGTCCCTGGCTTTACGAAGAGGTTGTCCACCTGCCGCTGATCATACGCCTTCCTGGAGCGGATCAGGGAGGTCGCCGTGTCTCCGCATTGACGCAATCAGCGGACCTGTTAGCCACTTTAGCAGATGCCTTTCTGGGTTTGGTGCAGCCGTCCCTTGAAGGACAGTCCTTGCTTCCTCTGTTGCAGCGTCAGGCGTTCTCGGGCCGACAAGAAGTGATCAGTTATTGGGAAATGGAATGCGCCGCTGAGGTGGCCCTGCGTACAGATACATGGTCCTTTCTATGGCCAATCAGGACGCCTGCGGGAGAAGAGCGCTGGCCTCAATTATACGCCAAACCAGAAGATCGCTGGGAAGTCAACGACTTACGATCCCGGCAACTGACTCAGGCTGAGATTTACGAAGCCCGATTACGAGAATGGATTCAGGAACACATGCCGCACTTGGCATAG